A section of the Streptomyces sp. V3I8 genome encodes:
- the paaA gene encoding 1,2-phenylacetyl-CoA epoxidase subunit PaaA gives MTTTHSAGTPLPEQSLQDHFDATIARDQRVEPRDWMPDGYRRTLVRQIAQHAHSEIIGMQPEGDWITRAPSLRRKAILFAKVQDEAGHGLYLYSAAETLGADRADLTERLIEGRQKYSSIFNYPTPTFADVGVIGWFVDGAAICNQVPLCRSSYGPYARAMVRICKEESFHQRQGYELLMTMMRGTAAQRDMVQDAVDRWWWPSLMMFGPPDGDSPNSAASMAWKIKRHSNDELRQRFVDMTVPQAAKLGVTLPDPDLRWNAERGRHDFGTPDWSELKRVIGGDGPCNAERTQRRRSAHEEGAWVREAATAHAAKQARRARAQEGAIA, from the coding sequence ATGACCACGACACACTCCGCCGGGACGCCCCTCCCGGAGCAGTCGTTGCAGGACCACTTCGACGCGACGATCGCGCGGGACCAGCGGGTCGAGCCCCGCGACTGGATGCCCGACGGCTACCGCAGGACGCTCGTCCGGCAGATCGCGCAGCACGCGCACTCGGAGATCATCGGCATGCAGCCCGAGGGCGACTGGATCACGCGCGCCCCGTCGCTGCGCCGCAAGGCCATCCTGTTCGCGAAGGTCCAGGACGAGGCCGGGCACGGCCTGTACCTGTACTCGGCCGCCGAGACGCTGGGCGCCGACCGCGCCGACCTGACCGAGCGGCTGATCGAGGGACGCCAGAAGTACTCGTCGATCTTCAACTACCCGACCCCGACGTTCGCCGACGTCGGAGTGATCGGCTGGTTCGTCGACGGCGCGGCGATCTGCAACCAGGTGCCGCTGTGCAGGAGCTCGTACGGGCCCTACGCGCGCGCGATGGTGCGGATCTGCAAGGAGGAGTCGTTCCACCAGCGGCAGGGCTACGAGCTGCTGATGACGATGATGCGCGGCACCGCGGCGCAACGGGACATGGTCCAGGACGCGGTGGACCGCTGGTGGTGGCCCTCCCTGATGATGTTCGGCCCGCCCGACGGCGACTCGCCCAACTCGGCGGCGTCGATGGCCTGGAAGATCAAGCGGCACAGCAACGACGAGCTGCGTCAGAGGTTCGTCGACATGACGGTCCCGCAGGCCGCGAAGCTCGGTGTGACGCTCCCGGACCCGGACCTGCGCTGGAACGCGGAGCGTGGCCGGCACGACTTCGGCACCCCCGACTGGTCCGAGCTCAAGCGGGTCATCGGCGGCGACGGACCGTGCAACGCCGAGCGGACGCAGCGCCGCAGGTCCGCCCACGAGGAGGGCGCCTGGGTGCGGGAGGCGGCCACGGCCCACGCGGCCAAGCAGGCGCGGCGCGCCCGCGCGCAGGAAGGAGCGATCGCATGA
- a CDS encoding sirohydrochlorin chelatase — MSSPTGPASGLPVRMPRPRQPGRHRRPEPLAAPEGAPALVLAVPGTPSAATRSLAEEIVSIARSELPGLDARIGYLDGDDAEFPTLQSVLAHASEERAARFEQAREAGGDVVEPDGPVAVVVPLLAGPDSALLRRVRQSVMDSRVAADLTDVLGPHPLLAEALHVRLSEAGLARADRARLFTVATAADGIILASVGGDEAVQAAGITGMLLAARLAVPVMAAALDEEGAIAATAEQLRSSGSHQLALAPYLIGPELDAGLLDEAAKEAGCSAAEALGPYPAIGKLALAKYTTALGIAPPQQQGAPVR; from the coding sequence ATGAGCTCCCCCACTGGGCCCGCGTCCGGCCTGCCAGTACGAATGCCGCGACCCCGCCAGCCCGGCCGGCACCGCCGACCGGAACCGTTGGCGGCTCCCGAGGGCGCGCCCGCGCTCGTCCTCGCGGTGCCGGGCACGCCCAGCGCCGCGACCCGCAGCCTCGCCGAGGAGATCGTGAGCATCGCGCGCTCCGAGCTGCCCGGCCTCGACGCCCGGATCGGGTACCTGGACGGGGACGACGCGGAGTTCCCGACCCTCCAGTCGGTGCTCGCGCACGCCTCCGAGGAGCGCGCCGCGCGCTTCGAGCAGGCCCGCGAGGCCGGGGGGGACGTGGTGGAGCCCGACGGCCCCGTGGCCGTGGTCGTGCCGCTGCTCGCGGGCCCGGACAGCGCGCTGCTGCGCCGCGTCCGCCAGTCCGTCATGGACAGCCGTGTCGCGGCCGACCTGACTGACGTCCTCGGCCCGCACCCGCTGCTCGCGGAGGCGCTGCACGTACGCCTGTCGGAGGCGGGTCTGGCGCGCGCCGACCGGGCCAGGCTGTTCACCGTGGCGACGGCCGCGGACGGCATCATCCTGGCGTCCGTGGGCGGCGACGAGGCCGTGCAGGCGGCCGGCATCACCGGCATGCTGCTCGCCGCGCGGCTCGCCGTGCCGGTGATGGCGGCGGCGCTCGACGAGGAGGGCGCGATCGCGGCCACCGCCGAGCAGCTGCGCAGCTCCGGCTCCCACCAGCTGGCGCTCGCCCCGTACCTGATCGGCCCCGAGCTGGACGCGGGTCTGCTCGACGAGGCCGCGAAGGAGGCGGGCTGTTCCGCCGCCGAGGCGCTGGGCCCGTACCCCGCGATCGGCAAGCTGGCGCTCGCGAAGTACACGACGGCGCTCGGGATCGCGCCGCCCCAGCAGCAGGGCGCGCCGGTCCGCTAG
- a CDS encoding TetR/AcrR family transcriptional regulator, whose protein sequence is MATSTDRTSTRDRLLDAATELFYRDGVSIGVEALCRAAGVSKRSMYQLFASKDEVLAASLERRAPEYGRRLGLSGEESRPPRPPRERILYVFEQLEAASAQDDYRGCPFLSALVELKDPGHPASVVALRAKGALIEAFRAEAERGGAQDPGLLARQLALVFDGASARAGAGAETLQGLTTTTAATLLDAAGMH, encoded by the coding sequence ATGGCCACCAGCACGGACAGGACATCCACCAGGGACCGGCTGCTCGACGCGGCCACGGAGCTCTTCTACCGCGACGGCGTCTCGATCGGCGTCGAGGCGCTGTGCCGGGCGGCCGGGGTGTCCAAGCGCTCGATGTACCAGCTCTTCGCGAGCAAGGACGAGGTGCTGGCGGCGAGCCTGGAGCGGCGGGCGCCGGAGTACGGACGGCGGCTCGGCCTGAGCGGCGAGGAGTCCCGGCCGCCGCGTCCGCCCCGGGAACGGATCCTGTACGTCTTCGAGCAGCTCGAAGCGGCCTCGGCGCAGGACGACTACCGGGGCTGTCCGTTCCTGTCGGCCCTGGTCGAGCTGAAGGACCCCGGCCACCCGGCGAGTGTCGTCGCCCTGCGCGCCAAGGGTGCCCTGATCGAGGCCTTCCGGGCCGAGGCCGAGCGGGGCGGCGCCCAGGACCCCGGACTCCTGGCCCGCCAGCTGGCCCTCGTCTTCGACGGCGCCAGCGCCAGGGCGGGCGCCGGAGCGGAGACCCTCCAGGGCCTCACCACGACGACGGCCGCGACGCTGCTGGACGCGGCAGGCATGCACTAG
- the paaB gene encoding 1,2-phenylacetyl-CoA epoxidase subunit PaaB: MSDGRGEPTPARGASRGDWPLYEVFVRGKRGLNHVHVGSLHAADDTMALTHARDLYTRRNEGVSIWVVRSEHIAASTRDEKDPFFAPSADKVYRHPTFYDIPDDVPHI; encoded by the coding sequence ATGAGCGACGGTAGGGGCGAACCCACCCCGGCCCGGGGCGCGTCCCGGGGCGACTGGCCGCTGTACGAGGTCTTCGTGCGCGGCAAGCGCGGGCTGAACCACGTCCACGTGGGCTCCCTGCACGCCGCCGACGACACCATGGCGCTCACCCACGCGCGCGACCTCTACACCCGCCGCAACGAGGGCGTCTCGATCTGGGTGGTGCGCTCGGAGCACATCGCCGCGTCCACCCGCGACGAGAAGGATCCCTTCTTCGCGCCCAGCGCCGACAAGGTCTACCGCCACCCGACCTTCTACGACATCCCCGACGACGTCCCGCACATCTGA
- a CDS encoding SDR family oxidoreductase — MTAIEGSVVLVTGGGRGIGKALVDGLLERGAKKVYATARDPRTVRDTRAVPLALEVTDPASVAAAAEQAQDVTVLINNAGISLHTSFLESPVEDVRKDFETNFYGPLLTARAFVPVIERNGGGHLLNVHSVLSWIALAGSYSASKAALWSQTNSLRLDLAPRGIGVTGLHVGYVDTDMTAAIDAPKSKPADVAAQALDGIESGAFEVLADDLSRQVKSGLSADLPTLYPQLAA, encoded by the coding sequence ATGACCGCAATCGAAGGTTCCGTCGTCCTGGTGACCGGCGGCGGCAGGGGAATCGGCAAGGCGTTGGTGGACGGACTCCTCGAGCGCGGGGCGAAGAAGGTGTACGCCACCGCCCGCGACCCGCGCACGGTCAGGGACACCCGGGCCGTACCGCTGGCCCTGGAGGTCACCGACCCCGCGTCCGTCGCGGCGGCCGCCGAGCAGGCCCAGGACGTCACCGTCCTGATCAACAACGCGGGCATCTCCCTGCACACGTCGTTCCTGGAGTCACCGGTCGAGGACGTGCGCAAGGACTTCGAGACGAACTTCTACGGGCCGCTGCTCACCGCCCGGGCGTTCGTCCCCGTGATCGAGCGCAACGGCGGCGGCCACCTCCTCAACGTCCACTCCGTGCTGTCGTGGATCGCGCTGGCCGGCTCGTACAGCGCGTCCAAGGCGGCGCTGTGGTCCCAGACCAACTCCCTGCGGCTCGACCTCGCGCCGCGCGGCATCGGCGTCACGGGACTGCACGTCGGATACGTCGACACGGACATGACCGCGGCGATCGACGCGCCCAAGTCCAAGCCGGCGGACGTGGCGGCCCAGGCGCTCGACGGCATCGAGAGCGGGGCCTTCGAGGTGCTCGCCGACGACCTGAGCCGCCAGGTCAAGTCCGGTCTGTCGGCCGACCTCCCGACCCTGTACCCCCAGCTCGCCGCCTGA
- a CDS encoding lactonase family protein, producing MTDGDGRQRRAYIGSFTAAGGLGVLTAAVDGETGALTLLSAVDGVADPSYLALSPGGDMLYAVSETTQGAIAAYRVKGDEPALAGAPVPVGGGGPTHLSLFDGHILTANYGSGSVSAVPVRHDGSLGAVADVLHHRGSGPHTQRQQGPHAHHVQPDPSRRWAVSVDLGTDSVRVCALRDGTLTLHREIALRPGSGPRHLAFHPDGERAYVLNELAPTVTACHWDAVEGALRPVGETAVLPDLPDGDAYPSGIVVSPDGRFVWAATRGQDVVSVLAPTTADEGLELVATVPCGGVWPRALALDPTGRFLYVANERSGNVAWFRVDPDTGLPRHGGSVKVPAASCVVLD from the coding sequence GTGACGGACGGCGACGGACGGCAGCGACGGGCGTACATCGGCTCCTTCACCGCGGCGGGAGGCCTGGGCGTGCTCACCGCCGCCGTGGACGGGGAGACCGGCGCGCTGACCCTGCTGAGCGCCGTGGACGGTGTCGCGGACCCCTCCTACCTGGCCCTGTCGCCCGGCGGGGACATGCTCTACGCGGTGAGCGAGACGACGCAGGGCGCGATCGCCGCCTACCGGGTGAAGGGCGACGAGCCGGCCCTGGCCGGCGCGCCGGTACCGGTCGGCGGCGGCGGACCCACGCACCTGAGCCTCTTCGACGGGCACATCCTGACCGCCAACTACGGCTCCGGCAGTGTCAGCGCCGTACCCGTGCGCCACGACGGCAGCCTCGGCGCCGTCGCCGACGTGCTGCACCACCGGGGCAGCGGCCCGCACACCCAGCGCCAGCAGGGCCCGCACGCCCACCACGTCCAGCCCGACCCGAGCCGCCGGTGGGCCGTGAGCGTCGACCTCGGCACCGACTCGGTGCGGGTGTGCGCACTGCGGGACGGCACCCTCACGCTGCACAGGGAGATCGCGCTGCGCCCCGGCTCGGGCCCCCGCCACCTGGCCTTCCACCCGGACGGCGAACGCGCGTACGTCCTCAACGAACTCGCGCCGACCGTCACCGCCTGTCACTGGGACGCCGTGGAGGGCGCGCTCAGGCCGGTGGGGGAGACGGCTGTGCTGCCCGACCTCCCGGACGGCGACGCCTACCCCTCCGGCATCGTCGTGTCGCCCGACGGCCGCTTCGTCTGGGCCGCCACGCGCGGCCAGGACGTCGTCTCCGTCCTCGCGCCCACGACGGCCGACGAGGGGCTGGAGCTGGTCGCCACGGTGCCGTGCGGCGGCGTGTGGCCGCGCGCGCTCGCCCTCGACCCGACGGGCCGCTTCCTGTACGTGGCCAACGAGCGCTCCGGAAACGTCGCGTGGTTCCGGGTGGACCCCGACACGGGCCTGCCGCGGCACGGCGGATCGGTCAAGGTGCCCGCGGCGTCCTGCGTGGTGCTCGACTGA
- a CDS encoding FAD-dependent oxidoreductase — MPRPLRVAIVGAGPAGIYAADALMKSAVAAEPGVSIDLFERMPAPFGLIRYGVAPDHPRIKGIITALHQVLDKPQIRLFGNVDYPGDINLDDLRAFYDAVIFSTGATADRALDIPGIGLDGSYGAADFVSWYDGHPDVPRTWPLEAEKVAVLGVGNVALDVARILAKTAGELLPTEIPPNVHEGLEANKALEVHVFGRRGPAQAKFSPMELRELDHSPNIEVVVDPEDIDYDEGSIATRRGNKQADMVAKTLENWAIRDVGDRPHKLFLHFFESPTEILGEDGRVVGLRTERTALDGTGNVKGTGEFKDWEVGAVYRAVGYLSDKLPKLPWDVESGTVPDKAGRVIEETGEHLRSTYVTGWIRRGPVGLIGHTKGDANETVASLLDDHANGRLVTPASPEPEAVDAFLADRDVRFTTWDGWYRLDAAEKALGEPQGRERVKLVEREDMLRASGA, encoded by the coding sequence ATGCCTCGCCCTCTGCGGGTAGCCATAGTCGGAGCCGGTCCTGCCGGGATCTACGCCGCCGACGCGCTGATGAAGTCCGCAGTGGCCGCCGAGCCCGGTGTCTCCATCGACCTCTTCGAGCGGATGCCGGCCCCCTTCGGTCTCATCCGTTACGGCGTCGCCCCCGACCACCCGCGCATCAAGGGCATCATCACGGCCCTGCACCAGGTGCTCGACAAGCCGCAGATCCGCCTCTTCGGCAACGTCGACTACCCGGGCGACATCAACCTGGACGACCTGCGCGCCTTCTACGACGCGGTGATCTTCTCCACCGGGGCGACGGCCGACCGGGCGCTCGACATCCCCGGCATCGGGCTCGACGGCTCGTACGGCGCGGCGGACTTCGTCTCCTGGTACGACGGCCACCCGGACGTGCCGCGGACCTGGCCGCTGGAGGCCGAGAAGGTCGCCGTGCTCGGCGTCGGCAACGTGGCGCTCGACGTGGCGCGCATCCTCGCCAAGACCGCCGGGGAGCTGCTGCCGACCGAGATCCCGCCGAACGTCCACGAGGGACTGGAGGCGAACAAGGCGCTGGAGGTCCACGTCTTCGGCCGCCGCGGCCCGGCGCAGGCGAAGTTCAGCCCGATGGAGCTGCGGGAGCTCGACCACTCCCCGAACATCGAGGTCGTCGTCGACCCCGAGGACATCGACTACGACGAGGGCTCGATCGCCACCCGGCGCGGCAACAAGCAGGCCGACATGGTCGCCAAGACCCTGGAGAACTGGGCGATCCGCGACGTCGGCGACCGGCCGCACAAGCTGTTCCTGCACTTCTTCGAGTCGCCCACCGAGATCCTCGGCGAGGACGGCAGGGTCGTCGGCCTGCGCACCGAGCGCACCGCCCTGGACGGCACCGGCAACGTCAAGGGCACCGGCGAGTTCAAGGACTGGGAGGTCGGCGCGGTCTACCGTGCCGTCGGCTACCTGTCCGACAAGCTGCCCAAGCTGCCCTGGGACGTCGAGTCGGGCACCGTCCCGGACAAGGCGGGACGGGTGATCGAGGAGACCGGCGAGCACCTCCGGTCGACGTACGTCACGGGCTGGATCCGGCGCGGCCCGGTGGGCCTCATCGGCCACACCAAGGGTGACGCCAACGAGACGGTCGCCAGCCTCCTGGACGACCACGCGAACGGCCGCCTCGTGACCCCCGCGTCGCCGGAGCCGGAGGCGGTGGACGCCTTCCTCGCCGACCGCGACGTCCGCTTCACCACCTGGGACGGCTGGTACCGCCTGGACGCCGCGGAGAAGGCGCTGGGGGAGCCCCAGGGCCGCGAGCGTGTGAAGCTCGTGGAGCGTGAGGACATGCTGAGGGCGAGCGGCGCGTAA
- the paaE gene encoding 1,2-phenylacetyl-CoA epoxidase subunit PaaE, protein MEGLREEPASSPPNRAAGTPAAAPARPVPARVRRRPAFHALRVAAVRPLCEDAAAVSFEIPAELAAEFAFAPGQSLTLRRVVDGRDERRSYSICSPAGSAPRIGVRVVPGGLFSAWLVREVRPGDTVEVMAPTGTFTPDLTAPGHHVLVAAGSGVTPMLSIAESVLAADPRSTVTLFYGNRRTDTVMFADELADLKDLYPARFQLAHVLSREPREAEVLSGRLDAERLAALVGPLVDVATADHWWLCGPQGMVLDAQRVLAGLGVPADRVHRELFHADDEPVREVRHEEAAVRGPVSQVTVTLDGRSTTSVLVRDRSILEGAQRTRPDLPFACKGGVCGTCRALVTDGKADMRRNFALEDAEVDAGYVLTCQSFPASGTLTVDYDT, encoded by the coding sequence ATGGAAGGCCTGAGGGAAGAACCGGCGTCGAGCCCGCCGAACCGGGCCGCCGGGACACCGGCCGCCGCCCCAGCGCGGCCGGTGCCCGCGCGCGTGCGCCGCCGTCCGGCCTTCCACGCCCTGCGCGTCGCCGCCGTACGGCCGCTGTGCGAGGACGCGGCGGCCGTGAGCTTCGAGATCCCGGCGGAGCTGGCGGCGGAGTTCGCCTTCGCGCCCGGACAGTCGCTGACACTGCGGCGCGTGGTCGACGGGCGGGACGAGCGGCGCTCGTACTCGATCTGCTCCCCGGCCGGCTCGGCGCCGCGCATCGGGGTGCGGGTGGTGCCGGGCGGACTGTTCTCGGCGTGGCTCGTGCGCGAGGTGCGTCCGGGCGACACGGTCGAGGTGATGGCCCCCACCGGTACGTTCACGCCCGACCTCACCGCGCCCGGCCACCATGTGCTGGTCGCGGCCGGCTCCGGTGTGACACCGATGCTCTCCATCGCCGAGTCCGTCCTGGCCGCGGACCCGCGCTCGACGGTCACCCTCTTCTACGGCAACCGGCGCACGGACACCGTGATGTTCGCCGACGAACTGGCGGACCTCAAGGACCTGTACCCGGCCCGGTTCCAGCTCGCCCACGTGCTGTCCCGTGAGCCCCGTGAGGCCGAGGTGCTGTCCGGCCGCCTCGACGCGGAACGGCTCGCGGCGCTCGTCGGCCCGCTGGTCGACGTGGCGACGGCGGACCACTGGTGGCTGTGCGGACCGCAGGGCATGGTCCTCGACGCCCAGCGGGTCCTGGCCGGCCTGGGCGTGCCCGCCGACCGCGTGCACCGGGAGCTGTTCCACGCGGACGACGAACCCGTACGAGAGGTACGTCACGAGGAGGCGGCCGTGCGGGGGCCCGTCAGCCAGGTCACCGTCACGCTCGACGGCCGCTCCACCACGTCCGTCCTGGTCAGGGACCGGAGCATCCTGGAGGGAGCCCAGCGCACCCGCCCCGACCTGCCCTTCGCCTGCAAGGGCGGCGTCTGCGGCACCTGCCGCGCCCTGGTCACCGACGGCAAGGCCGACATGCGCCGCAACTTCGCCCTGGAGGACGCCGAGGTGGACGCGGGGTACGTGCTCACCTGCCAGTCGTTCCCGGCCTCCGGGACGCTGACCGTGGACTACGACACCTGA
- the paaC gene encoding 1,2-phenylacetyl-CoA epoxidase subunit PaaC has protein sequence MSDDHVYLSLVEGHEDDTRWAYGTGFEDPLHGVDTTVPEGVDTGLLAAQCVALADDALVSAQRLAEWTTRAPELEEEVALANIGLDLLGQARLLYARAGRADGTGRDEDAYAYVRDPQDFRNVRLAELPGGDFAFSVVRLLVLSSWRLAHFEELSSHPDPVLAAVAAKGVKELTYHRQYAAEWVVRLGDGTPQSHRRTRRAMEQVAPYLGELFTAYDARDEVAAVLRQVTEAAGLPMPLYRPLPGAGRAGEHTEHLAPLLAELQSVARAHPGATW, from the coding sequence ATGAGCGACGACCATGTCTACCTGTCCCTCGTGGAGGGGCACGAGGACGACACCCGCTGGGCGTACGGCACCGGCTTCGAGGACCCGCTGCACGGCGTGGACACCACCGTGCCCGAGGGCGTCGACACCGGCCTGCTGGCCGCGCAGTGCGTGGCCCTCGCGGACGACGCCCTGGTGAGCGCCCAGCGGCTCGCCGAGTGGACCACCCGCGCCCCGGAACTGGAGGAGGAGGTCGCGCTCGCCAACATCGGCCTCGACCTCCTCGGCCAGGCGCGCCTGCTGTACGCGCGCGCCGGCCGGGCCGACGGCACCGGACGCGACGAGGACGCGTACGCCTACGTCCGCGACCCGCAGGACTTCAGGAACGTACGCCTGGCCGAACTCCCGGGCGGGGACTTCGCGTTCTCGGTCGTGCGGCTGCTGGTGTTGTCCAGCTGGCGGCTCGCGCACTTCGAGGAGCTGTCGTCGCACCCCGACCCGGTCCTCGCGGCCGTCGCGGCGAAGGGCGTCAAGGAACTGACGTACCACCGGCAGTACGCGGCCGAGTGGGTCGTGCGCCTCGGTGACGGCACGCCGCAGTCGCACCGCCGCACCCGCCGGGCGATGGAGCAGGTGGCGCCCTACCTCGGCGAGTTGTTCACGGCGTACGACGCGCGGGACGAGGTGGCCGCCGTCCTGCGGCAGGTCACGGAGGCGGCCGGGCTGCCCATGCCGCTGTACCGCCCGCTGCCCGGGGCCGGCCGCGCCGGGGAGCACACCGAGCACCTCGCGCCGCTCCTGGCCGAACTGCAGAGCGTGGCCCGCGCGCACCCGGGGGCGACGTGGTGA
- the paaD gene encoding 1,2-phenylacetyl-CoA epoxidase subunit PaaD codes for MTGVREVQRAWHIAEQVPDPELPMLTLADLGVLRGVEMTGDGTVVARLTPTYSGCPAMAEMRADVAARLRGAGYARVEIRTVLDPPWTSDWITPEGRRKLTEHGIAPPGAAPRHAAGPVPLVLSPVRRTVACPRCGAADTEETSRFAATSCKALYRCRACREPFEYVKEI; via the coding sequence GTGACCGGGGTGCGGGAGGTGCAGCGTGCCTGGCACATCGCCGAACAGGTGCCGGACCCCGAACTGCCCATGCTCACGCTGGCCGACCTCGGCGTCCTGCGCGGCGTCGAGATGACCGGTGACGGCACCGTGGTCGCGCGGCTGACGCCGACCTACTCGGGCTGTCCCGCGATGGCCGAGATGCGCGCGGACGTGGCGGCCCGGCTGCGCGGCGCGGGGTACGCGCGCGTGGAGATCCGTACGGTCCTGGACCCGCCGTGGACCAGCGACTGGATCACCCCGGAGGGCCGCCGCAAGCTCACCGAGCACGGGATCGCACCGCCCGGAGCCGCGCCCCGGCACGCGGCCGGTCCGGTGCCTCTCGTCCTGTCCCCCGTCCGTCGCACGGTGGCGTGCCCGCGCTGCGGCGCGGCGGACACCGAGGAGACCTCACGCTTCGCCGCCACGTCCTGCAAGGCGCTGTACCGCTGCCGTGCCTGCCGTGAGCCGTTCGAGTACGTCAAGGAGATCTGA
- a CDS encoding FUSC family protein produces MFMAPDPGLLRLRIALRAVLGIGLAVTASELAGLSLPASITGGLTALLALFTVGDPTVRGQALTTALLPAVGFPVLALAAVLHAVPTVRDAVWLAVVFGGVYARRWGPRGHALGIFAFMTFFVAQFLHAVPGLLPQLYAATALSLAASSAVRFGVWCVERRTPPPLAPAAPTGRGLSRPTTRQAFQATAACAFAIAAGQLLSHERWYWAVGTAWWIFVNTSSRGETLVRGFRRVVGTVTGIAAGLLVAVPLDGAPAPTAAIVAVCVWGIFYTAPLSYSWMMFFVTVLAGLLYGLLGVLDPALLALRVTETAVGALGAVLAVALVLPVTTHAVTDRWVGQAVRAVHGCTAAAARRLAGDPGADPAPRAAELEAVLGRVRLALAPLVHPLNPVRARKERARQVLALLDDCAREVRGLAAVAADPDASHDARLTAACGRVEAAVEVLVGAVPERAVTTAAGVPGHHPGAEQALAHLHGLERALAALAAPLRGPLASA; encoded by the coding sequence ATGTTCATGGCTCCGGACCCGGGCCTGCTGCGGCTGCGGATCGCGCTGCGCGCGGTACTCGGCATCGGCCTCGCGGTGACCGCGTCGGAGCTGGCCGGGCTCTCCCTGCCCGCCTCGATCACCGGCGGCCTCACCGCGCTCCTCGCGCTGTTCACGGTCGGCGACCCCACCGTGCGCGGCCAGGCGCTCACCACCGCCCTGCTGCCCGCCGTCGGCTTCCCCGTCCTCGCCCTCGCGGCCGTACTGCACGCGGTACCGACCGTCCGCGACGCCGTCTGGCTGGCCGTCGTCTTCGGCGGGGTGTACGCCCGCCGCTGGGGCCCGCGCGGCCACGCGCTCGGCATCTTCGCCTTCATGACCTTCTTCGTCGCCCAGTTCCTGCACGCGGTCCCCGGCCTGCTCCCGCAGCTGTACGCCGCGACGGCCCTGTCGCTGGCGGCGTCCTCGGCGGTGCGGTTCGGCGTGTGGTGCGTCGAACGGCGTACGCCGCCGCCACTCGCGCCCGCCGCGCCGACCGGCCGCGGCCTCTCCCGGCCGACCACCCGGCAGGCCTTCCAGGCGACGGCCGCCTGCGCGTTCGCGATCGCCGCGGGCCAGCTCCTCTCGCACGAGCGCTGGTACTGGGCCGTCGGCACCGCCTGGTGGATCTTCGTCAACACGTCCTCCCGCGGCGAGACCCTCGTACGCGGCTTCCGGCGCGTCGTCGGCACGGTCACCGGTATCGCGGCCGGGCTCCTGGTCGCCGTGCCCCTGGACGGAGCCCCGGCGCCCACGGCGGCGATCGTGGCCGTCTGCGTCTGGGGCATCTTCTACACCGCGCCGCTCTCGTACAGCTGGATGATGTTCTTCGTCACCGTGCTGGCGGGCCTGCTGTACGGACTGCTCGGTGTGCTGGACCCCGCCCTGCTCGCCCTGCGCGTCACGGAGACCGCCGTCGGCGCGCTCGGCGCGGTGCTCGCCGTCGCGCTGGTCCTGCCGGTCACCACGCACGCGGTCACCGACCGCTGGGTGGGCCAGGCCGTACGCGCCGTGCACGGCTGCACCGCGGCGGCGGCCCGCCGGCTGGCCGGCGACCCCGGCGCCGACCCCGCACCGCGGGCGGCGGAACTGGAGGCCGTGCTCGGCCGGGTCCGCCTCGCGCTCGCCCCGCTGGTGCACCCCCTCAACCCGGTGCGGGCCCGCAAGGAACGCGCCCGCCAAGTGCTCGCGCTCCTCGACGACTGCGCCCGGGAGGTCCGGGGCCTCGCGGCCGTGGCCGCCGACCCGGACGCCTCGCACGACGCCCGCCTCACCGCCGCCTGCGGGCGCGTCGAGGCCGCCGTGGAGGTCCTGGTCGGCGCGGTCCCGGAACGGGCCGTGACGACGGCCGCGGGGGTGCCCGGCCACCATCCCGGGGCCGAGCAGGCCCTCGCCCACCTCCACGGCCTGGAACGGGCGCTCGCCGCGCTGGCCGCACCGCTGCGGGGCCCGCTCGCGAGCGCCTGA
- a CDS encoding Lrp/AsnC family transcriptional regulator, whose protein sequence is MAVDELDTRILRLLLERPRTSVREYARVLGVARGTLQARLDRLERDGVITGTGPSLSPAALGHPVLAFVHVEVTQGHLDEVGDALAGVPEIIEAFSITGGGDLLTRVVARDNGHLEDVIQVLISLPGVVRTRTEVVLRERVSARVLPLVEAVGRGARRG, encoded by the coding sequence ATGGCCGTGGACGAGCTCGACACGCGGATCCTGCGGCTGCTGCTGGAGCGGCCGCGCACGAGTGTGCGGGAGTACGCCCGGGTTCTGGGGGTGGCCCGGGGGACGCTGCAGGCGCGGCTCGACCGGCTGGAGCGGGACGGGGTGATCACCGGGACGGGGCCTTCGCTGTCACCGGCCGCGCTGGGGCATCCGGTGCTGGCGTTCGTGCACGTCGAGGTGACCCAGGGGCATCTCGACGAGGTGGGGGACGCGCTGGCGGGCGTGCCGGAGATCATCGAGGCGTTCTCGATCACCGGCGGCGGGGATCTGCTGACGCGGGTCGTGGCGCGGGACAACGGACACCTGGAGGATGTGATCCAGGTGCTGATCAGTCTGCCGGGGGTGGTCCGTACGCGGACCGAGGTGGTCCTGCGGGAACGGGTGTCCGCGCGGGTGCTGCCGCTGGTGGAGGCGGTGGGGCGGGGCGCGCGGCGGGGGTGA